The Thermoplasma acidophilum DSM 1728 genome includes a window with the following:
- a CDS encoding thymidine kinase: MTGNPGKIITITGPMFSGKTSRLIELMERHILAGRKVTLFKPEIDSRYSENEVVTHKGIKLPAVIAPTDERFGEFLAARTRDSNVLGFDEAQFWKPSSRLPQHLEDLANSGRTVYVAALNRDHFGNPFRMTVDILAISDEIYTLSAVCSRCGSDAIFTQRIINGSPAFGEIIRIGGKDLYEPRCRNCFVWPSAQKRITDL; the protein is encoded by the coding sequence ATGACTGGAAATCCAGGTAAGATAATAACCATAACCGGCCCGATGTTCTCTGGTAAGACTTCCAGGCTCATTGAGCTCATGGAGAGGCACATACTGGCCGGCAGAAAGGTCACGCTCTTCAAGCCGGAAATAGATTCCAGATATTCTGAAAATGAAGTCGTGACACACAAGGGCATAAAGCTGCCCGCTGTGATCGCCCCGACCGATGAGAGGTTTGGAGAATTCCTGGCAGCACGGACAAGGGACTCAAATGTTCTGGGGTTCGACGAAGCACAGTTCTGGAAGCCATCCTCAAGGTTACCACAGCACCTAGAGGATCTGGCCAACAGCGGAAGGACAGTATACGTGGCCGCCCTGAACAGGGATCACTTCGGAAACCCATTCCGTATGACGGTGGATATCCTGGCGATATCTGATGAGATATACACTCTGAGTGCCGTGTGCTCAAGATGCGGAAGCGATGCGATATTCACGCAGAGAATAATAAACGGATCGCCGGCCTTTGGTGAAATAATAAGGATCGGCGGCAAGGATCTGTACGAACCAAGATGCAGAAACTGCTTTGTATGGCCATCCGCTCAGAAGCGGATAACTGACCTGTGA
- a CDS encoding purine-cytosine permease family protein, whose product MDTGVSDHGIEIIGVDPIPGTSRIMGPWKMTVFWSMASASALTPLIGYLLYPLGLIDMLIAISIAFLIGFVPVGIFSEMGRTIPVPAMIISRKTLGYASSSVMSLIFTFVNLGWFGLNDITGGLILASVTSSSPIIWISFMAIVQIMLVLFGAKYLEKFYRYTAILLVFSYGILTYLLFRVYRPDMYAVLHPSTAVNWGSAIGLVLAFSILAWAYKVSTISRFARKREAGEPALERSGFFMAPSIGIIVPVYVMGSLGLISEAAAENWNLAAVRFSGLGSIGGAVAIIASIGASLAIIHTNSMNLYPATADLLSAIEGLFNKRLRKFAQPISTAILGTLGAVLAYAGILNYASGFLNLSGSIIFPFTFVLIADWFMMNRHSANSADFYSIPKNGLGNVNLAGISGLIVGVILNLIHINLLNALFLYVPQDIFGSLAGTAVFILVLKAVQKKQAAQEENRSDTVAE is encoded by the coding sequence ATGGACACAGGCGTTAGTGATCATGGGATTGAGATAATAGGCGTGGATCCAATTCCGGGTACTTCCAGGATAATGGGACCGTGGAAGATGACGGTTTTCTGGTCTATGGCAAGCGCTTCTGCGCTGACGCCGCTCATAGGCTATCTGCTTTATCCGCTTGGCCTGATAGATATGCTGATAGCGATATCGATTGCATTTCTGATCGGTTTCGTACCGGTGGGAATATTTTCTGAGATGGGAAGGACCATACCCGTACCTGCAATGATCATATCAAGAAAGACACTTGGTTACGCATCCTCCAGCGTCATGTCCCTGATATTCACCTTCGTTAATCTTGGATGGTTCGGCCTGAACGATATAACCGGTGGTCTCATACTTGCATCGGTAACTTCCTCTTCCCCCATCATATGGATATCGTTCATGGCTATTGTTCAGATAATGCTCGTTCTGTTTGGTGCAAAATACCTTGAGAAATTCTACAGATACACGGCCATACTGCTGGTTTTCAGTTACGGAATCCTGACATATCTCCTGTTCAGGGTTTATCGTCCAGATATGTACGCTGTACTGCATCCGTCAACCGCGGTGAACTGGGGTTCGGCCATAGGCCTTGTACTGGCCTTCTCCATACTGGCCTGGGCCTATAAGGTATCCACCATAAGCAGATTTGCCAGAAAGAGGGAAGCCGGAGAACCAGCTTTGGAAAGATCAGGCTTCTTCATGGCACCGTCGATCGGCATAATCGTACCTGTATATGTTATGGGATCTCTCGGACTGATATCGGAGGCTGCCGCAGAAAACTGGAATCTTGCAGCGGTCAGGTTCAGTGGCTTGGGCAGCATCGGAGGCGCTGTGGCCATAATAGCGTCCATAGGCGCGTCGCTGGCCATAATTCACACCAATTCCATGAATCTGTATCCTGCAACGGCAGATCTACTCTCCGCTATTGAGGGTCTGTTCAACAAGAGACTGAGGAAGTTCGCGCAGCCCATTTCAACGGCGATACTGGGCACACTTGGGGCGGTTCTGGCCTACGCAGGCATCCTTAACTATGCTTCAGGCTTCCTGAATCTCAGCGGTTCGATCATATTCCCGTTCACATTCGTTCTCATAGCCGACTGGTTCATGATGAACCGGCATTCAGCAAACAGTGCAGATTTTTACTCTATACCGAAGAACGGTCTCGGAAACGTAAATCTGGCTGGAATATCCGGGCTTATCGTTGGCGTGATACTCAATCTGATCCACATCAATCTCCTGAATGCGCTGTTTCTCTACGTTCCGCAGGATATTTTTGGCTCCCTGGCAGGCACAGCGGTATTCATATTGGTGCTGAAGGCTGTGCAGAAGAAGCAGGCTGCGCAGGAGGAAAACAGGTCGGATACTGTAGCGGAATGA
- a CDS encoding TRASH domain-containing protein, giving the protein MTLPNLSKRELLVLRALYRNSRLSIEEISGETGISRNTVAQIIKKLENEGTIQGYTVRMNDDKLETVIAVVNGPIDIPDHMVYEDYSLSNGKHLLVMDRSALSMNFPYEYLWVSTGRRYGKAMEARTARICDYCGKIIVSDPIIVHSHNRDYYVCCPNCEHDLKKRLKMES; this is encoded by the coding sequence ATGACGTTGCCAAACCTCAGCAAGCGAGAATTGCTTGTACTGAGGGCGCTTTACAGAAATTCCAGACTGTCGATAGAGGAAATATCCGGGGAAACCGGAATAAGCAGAAATACAGTTGCACAGATCATAAAGAAGCTTGAAAATGAAGGAACAATACAGGGCTACACAGTCAGGATGAACGATGATAAGCTGGAAACCGTGATAGCCGTGGTGAATGGCCCCATTGATATTCCTGATCACATGGTTTATGAGGATTACTCATTGAGCAATGGGAAACATCTGCTGGTAATGGATAGATCCGCTCTATCAATGAACTTCCCGTATGAATACCTCTGGGTATCCACTGGAAGAAGATATGGCAAGGCAATGGAGGCTAGGACTGCACGTATATGCGATTATTGCGGCAAGATAATTGTATCTGATCCGATCATAGTTCACAGCCACAACAGGGATTATTACGTATGCTGCCCAAACTGCGAACACGATCTCAAAAAAAGATTGAAAATGGAAAGCTGA
- the mtnA gene encoding S-methyl-5-thioribose-1-phosphate isomerase — translation MKVVIDGEVRTLKAVWYEDDEVKLIDQRKLPEKIEIFEAKNSDDIAYAIKNMVVRGAPAIGVTAAYGLAMAKKKGENMDEAVRKIGSTRPTAYDLFKAIRYMQINDFDMNSARRYAMEISGRSRKIGEIGNQLIGQNARILTHCNAGALAVVDWGTALAPIRMAHGDGKNIFVFVDETRPRLQGAKLTAWELAQEGIDHAIIADNAAGFYMRRKEVDLVIVGADRIASNGDFANKIGTYEKAVLAKTNGIPFYVAAPGSTFDFSIKSGDEIPIEERDENEVLEINGTRIGPVESHSRNPAFDVTPNEYVTGFITEYGIFKPSELGKLKELMEKDLFMNIK, via the coding sequence ATGAAGGTAGTCATAGATGGTGAAGTCAGAACTTTGAAAGCCGTCTGGTATGAGGATGATGAGGTAAAGTTGATAGATCAGCGAAAGCTTCCAGAGAAGATCGAGATATTCGAAGCCAAGAATTCCGATGACATAGCCTATGCGATCAAGAACATGGTTGTCAGGGGTGCTCCTGCCATAGGTGTCACTGCGGCCTATGGCCTGGCCATGGCGAAGAAAAAAGGGGAGAATATGGACGAAGCTGTCAGAAAGATAGGATCGACCAGGCCAACAGCGTATGACCTGTTCAAGGCCATCAGATACATGCAGATCAACGATTTTGACATGAACTCCGCCAGAAGATACGCCATGGAGATATCGGGAAGAAGCAGGAAGATCGGTGAGATAGGAAACCAGCTGATAGGCCAGAATGCCAGGATTCTTACGCACTGCAACGCAGGCGCACTCGCAGTGGTAGACTGGGGCACGGCGCTGGCCCCAATAAGGATGGCACACGGCGACGGCAAGAACATCTTTGTCTTTGTGGATGAAACGAGACCCAGGCTCCAGGGCGCAAAGCTTACCGCATGGGAACTTGCCCAGGAGGGCATAGATCACGCCATAATAGCCGACAATGCAGCCGGATTCTACATGAGGAGAAAGGAAGTTGATCTGGTGATAGTCGGTGCGGACCGCATAGCAAGCAACGGCGATTTCGCCAACAAGATAGGCACATATGAGAAGGCTGTGCTCGCTAAGACCAACGGCATACCGTTTTACGTTGCGGCACCGGGAAGCACATTCGATTTCAGCATAAAGAGCGGCGATGAGATACCGATAGAGGAACGCGACGAGAACGAGGTGCTTGAGATAAATGGCACGAGAATAGGACCGGTTGAAAGCCACAGCAGGAATCCAGCCTTCGACGTCACGCCAAACGAATATGTGACCGGTTTCATAACGGAATATGGCATATTCAAGCCGTCGGAACTGGGCAAGTTGAAGGAGCTCATGGAAAAAGATCTATTCATGAATATAAAGTGA
- a CDS encoding 50S ribosomal protein L44e, producing MKMPKKIMTYCPYCKKHTSHSVERVRKRKASELKAGQRRFRRVTSGYGGFPRPKFEGREKPTKRIALRLVCDECHKAITPPGIRAKKFEIVEA from the coding sequence TTGAAGATGCCTAAGAAGATAATGACGTATTGCCCATACTGCAAAAAGCATACAAGCCATTCAGTGGAGAGGGTAAGAAAGCGAAAAGCAAGCGAACTTAAAGCCGGGCAGAGGAGATTCAGGAGAGTCACATCCGGTTATGGAGGTTTCCCGAGGCCAAAGTTCGAGGGAAGGGAAAAACCAACAAAGAGGATAGCTCTGAGGCTTGTTTGCGATGAGTGTCACAAAGCAATTACTCCACCTGGAATAAGGGCAAAGAAGTTCGAGATCGTGGAGGCGTGA
- a CDS encoding carbon-nitrogen hydrolase family protein produces the protein MKVAVVQMESSTDREKNIEASYRLLEKAKNSDLVVFPEYQIYAPAFDGKDDMKTISEPLDGKFVKSITEIARSESQKIILNIPERNQYNLKPFNTAIYIDELGLILKYRKLHLFDAFGFRESSVFEKGDARPAIFNGSGDPLGVLICYDLRFPEPARMLALDGAKLIIYQAGWFAGERKYDQWKTLLKARAMENGVFVIGAAQTGHRFTGHSMVISPYGDVLAEMGTDEGVITFDIDFSLVEKYREEVPVLKHRRTDVYDVLDVDAFKLI, from the coding sequence ATGAAGGTTGCTGTAGTACAGATGGAATCAAGCACTGACAGGGAAAAGAACATAGAAGCGTCCTACAGATTGCTGGAAAAGGCAAAAAATTCTGATCTTGTTGTGTTTCCGGAATATCAGATATATGCACCGGCTTTTGACGGAAAGGATGATATGAAAACCATATCGGAACCTCTGGATGGAAAATTTGTGAAGAGCATAACTGAAATAGCAAGAAGTGAGAGCCAGAAGATCATACTGAACATACCGGAACGGAATCAGTACAATCTGAAGCCATTCAATACGGCAATTTACATAGATGAACTCGGTTTGATCCTGAAGTACAGAAAGCTGCATCTCTTCGACGCATTCGGCTTCAGGGAAAGCAGCGTATTCGAAAAAGGAGATGCCAGGCCAGCTATTTTCAATGGATCCGGAGATCCGCTTGGGGTTCTGATATGCTATGATCTCAGGTTCCCGGAACCGGCCAGGATGCTTGCCCTGGACGGCGCCAAGTTGATCATCTATCAGGCGGGCTGGTTTGCAGGTGAACGTAAGTATGACCAGTGGAAGACGCTTCTGAAGGCCAGAGCAATGGAAAACGGCGTATTTGTAATTGGGGCTGCCCAGACCGGCCATAGGTTCACAGGGCATTCCATGGTGATCTCTCCGTACGGCGATGTTCTGGCGGAGATGGGAACGGATGAGGGAGTCATAACATTCGATATCGATTTCTCCCTTGTTGAAAAATATCGCGAAGAGGTGCCAGTTCTAAAGCATCGCCGCACGGATGTGTATGATGTCCTAGATGTGGATGCATTCAAGCTGATCTGA
- a CDS encoding alpha,alpha-trehalose-phosphate synthase (UDP-forming): protein MKYIVVSSRCPFSHDKAAGKEIIKENVGGVATALRRAMEKYGGTWICWGDGKLDGKYLDEDVGKYRIRRVMLSVPEKHGYYDLYSNRTLWPLFHYFRERVKYTDNGYEIYRRVNEKFTNMIVQSLSPEDVIWIHDYQLSLVPKMLRDRGITNRIIFTWHIPWVSKEMFETLPESRDIIDSLSRSDFITFHTETYRKNFTDLLDENSRAKSLVIPLGIDYRYFSKTRGTDIKSYALMDRKLIFSIDRLDYTKGLVNRVLSIEELLRRHPDLVGKFVYVMIVTPSRTTVSDYVAMKRELEMHIGRINGEFGSISWMPILYMYRKISDKMLVSYYKNADIALITPLIDGLNLVSKEFVASSDKGILILSRFAGASNCLDGAVVVNPNSLGEVAEAIYSAMNMGEDEIRERLRKMKEEVSRRDTDWWIRRINAIAKRKINDRTVT, encoded by the coding sequence ATGAAGTACATAGTCGTCTCCAGCAGATGCCCATTTTCCCATGATAAGGCTGCAGGAAAGGAGATCATAAAGGAAAATGTTGGCGGGGTTGCTACAGCCCTGCGGAGAGCGATGGAAAAATACGGTGGCACTTGGATTTGCTGGGGAGACGGCAAGCTGGATGGCAAATATCTGGATGAGGACGTTGGGAAATACAGAATCCGCAGGGTCATGCTCAGTGTGCCTGAAAAACATGGCTATTATGATCTTTACTCTAACAGAACGCTGTGGCCGCTATTCCATTACTTCAGGGAGAGGGTCAAGTACACAGACAATGGCTACGAAATCTACAGGCGTGTCAACGAAAAATTCACCAACATGATCGTTCAGTCGTTATCTCCGGAGGACGTTATATGGATACATGATTACCAGCTTTCCCTTGTTCCTAAGATGCTCCGGGATCGAGGAATAACAAACCGGATAATATTCACCTGGCACATACCATGGGTTTCCAAGGAGATGTTCGAGACGCTGCCTGAGAGCAGGGATATAATCGACAGCCTTTCGAGATCTGACTTCATAACATTCCATACCGAAACCTACAGGAAGAACTTTACAGATCTTCTGGACGAGAACTCGAGAGCAAAGAGCCTGGTTATACCTCTCGGAATAGATTACCGCTACTTCAGCAAGACAAGGGGTACGGACATAAAGAGCTATGCGCTCATGGACAGAAAGCTTATATTTTCCATAGACAGACTGGATTACACGAAGGGCCTGGTGAATCGGGTTCTTTCAATCGAGGAGCTGCTTAGAAGGCACCCCGATCTCGTGGGCAAGTTCGTTTACGTTATGATAGTCACACCCAGCAGGACAACCGTGTCAGATTATGTGGCCATGAAGCGCGAACTCGAGATGCATATAGGCAGAATAAATGGAGAGTTCGGATCGATCAGCTGGATGCCGATACTATACATGTACAGGAAGATCTCCGATAAGATGCTGGTATCGTATTACAAGAATGCGGATATAGCTCTCATAACACCACTGATCGATGGCCTGAACCTGGTTTCAAAGGAGTTTGTAGCATCATCCGATAAGGGTATCCTGATACTTTCAAGATTTGCCGGTGCTTCAAACTGCCTGGACGGAGCCGTGGTCGTGAATCCAAATAGCCTTGGCGAAGTTGCGGAAGCGATATACAGCGCCATGAATATGGGCGAGGATGAGATCCGGGAAAGGCTCAGGAAGATGAAGGAAGAGGTGTCAAGGAGAGATACTGACTGGTGGATCCGACGAATCAATGCGATAGCAAAGAGGAAGATAAATGATAGAACAGTCACTTGA
- a CDS encoding YunC family protein, producing the protein MMQIDSIEIGGKVYQFFKSDLGNAPLLFIKGSKGYAMCGYLNMETSNKVGDIAVRVMGVKTLDDMLSAKVVEASQEAQKVGINPGDVLRNVIDKL; encoded by the coding sequence ATGATGCAGATAGATTCTATCGAGATAGGCGGTAAGGTCTATCAGTTTTTCAAAAGTGACCTTGGAAATGCGCCGCTTCTTTTCATAAAAGGCAGCAAGGGGTATGCCATGTGCGGTTATCTTAACATGGAGACATCGAACAAGGTGGGAGACATAGCAGTGCGCGTTATGGGAGTTAAAACCCTGGATGACATGCTATCAGCCAAGGTGGTTGAAGCATCACAGGAAGCACAGAAAGTTGGGATTAATCCGGGTGATGTGCTGAGAAATGTAATAGATAAACTCTGA
- the otsB gene encoding trehalose-phosphatase — MIEQSLEDALYAIVTQNPMIFLDYDGTLVPIIMNPEESYADAGLLSLISDLKERFDTYIVTGRSPEEISRFLPLDINMICYHGACSKINGQIVYNNGSDRFLGVFDRIYEDTRSWVSDFPGLRIYRKNLAVLYHLGLMGADMKPKLRSRIEEIARIFGVETYYGKMIIELRVPGVNKGSAIRSVRGERPAIIAGDDATDEAAFEANDDALTIKVGEGETHAKFHVADYIEMRKILKFIEMLGVQKKQ, encoded by the coding sequence ATGATAGAACAGTCACTTGAAGATGCACTTTATGCCATAGTAACGCAGAACCCCATGATATTCCTCGATTATGACGGCACGCTTGTGCCGATAATAATGAACCCGGAGGAGAGCTATGCTGATGCTGGTCTCCTCTCGCTGATATCCGATCTTAAAGAAAGATTTGATACCTATATCGTTACGGGAAGATCTCCCGAGGAAATAAGCAGGTTTCTGCCACTTGACATAAATATGATCTGCTATCATGGCGCATGTTCGAAGATCAATGGGCAGATCGTTTACAACAATGGATCAGATCGCTTCCTTGGAGTCTTCGACAGAATATACGAAGATACAAGGTCATGGGTATCTGATTTCCCGGGGCTCAGGATATATAGGAAGAATCTTGCAGTGCTGTATCATCTCGGACTTATGGGGGCGGATATGAAGCCAAAATTAAGATCGAGGATCGAAGAGATAGCCAGAATATTTGGAGTGGAAACATATTACGGGAAGATGATCATAGAGCTCCGTGTTCCCGGCGTTAACAAGGGATCTGCAATAAGGTCTGTAAGAGGAGAAAGGCCGGCCATAATAGCAGGCGATGATGCTACCGACGAGGCGGCCTTCGAAGCCAATGATGACGCGCTTACAATAAAAGTCGGAGAAGGAGAAACGCACGCAAAGTTTCACGTGGCAGATTACATAGAAATGCGAAAAATACTTAAGTTCATAGAAATGTTAGGAGTTCAGAAAAAGCAATAA
- a CDS encoding AbrB/MazE/SpoVT family DNA-binding domain-containing protein — protein MTDNKKIMDIARMTKRGASVRVTIPKKVLKKLNFKDEDLIAFYESEDGRIYIDLLK, from the coding sequence ATGACTGACAACAAGAAGATAATGGATATCGCCAGAATGACAAAAAGAGGTGCTTCTGTCAGAGTAACAATTCCCAAGAAAGTACTGAAAAAATTGAACTTCAAGGATGAAGATCTAATAGCATTTTATGAATCAGAAGATGGCCGCATATACATCGACCTTTTGAAGTGA
- a CDS encoding tryptophan--tRNA ligase, giving the protein MINPWSSSDFFDYERLKREFGIGDMNVPFDHFLFRRHLILGQRSIDYIDYALKHHMKFNVMTGLMPSGEMHLGNKSAIDQVIFFQKLGGRVSIAVADLESYSTRGISLERAREVAIEKYILNYIAMGLEPCEIYFQSRNSDVQFLAYMLGNRTNMSELRSLYGFTDTHDLLHINAPLIQAADVLHTQMKKYGGPAPTVVPVGFDQDPHLRLMRDLAKRMRIFNIQLENDLVVSVRGKDDPKEYIDMAYEYLSSRYTNVKKDYEYRVVRADGVDQQDLVGIDLDLAHMETKYNDFAFIAPSATYQKLMKGLKGGKMSSSVPDSLISLNDDPKEARRKIMAGMTGGRDTEEEQRRLGGEPDRCPIFDLYNYEIDDDKHVKEVYDDCRNGKRMCGFCKREIADRMASWLSDLSKKREEAREKLSLYIHE; this is encoded by the coding sequence ATGATTAATCCTTGGTCATCATCTGATTTCTTCGACTATGAGAGGCTAAAGAGAGAATTCGGCATAGGCGATATGAACGTTCCCTTCGATCATTTTCTCTTCAGGAGGCACCTTATACTTGGCCAGCGATCCATAGACTATATCGACTACGCTTTAAAGCATCACATGAAATTCAACGTTATGACTGGCCTCATGCCTTCAGGAGAGATGCATCTTGGCAACAAGAGCGCCATAGACCAGGTCATCTTCTTCCAGAAGCTTGGCGGCAGGGTTTCCATAGCGGTGGCTGATCTCGAATCTTATTCGACGAGGGGGATAAGCCTTGAACGGGCCAGGGAAGTTGCCATAGAGAAGTACATATTGAACTACATTGCCATGGGCCTGGAGCCATGCGAGATATATTTTCAGTCCAGAAACAGCGACGTGCAGTTCCTGGCTTACATGCTGGGGAACAGAACCAACATGAGTGAGCTCAGATCGCTCTATGGGTTCACTGACACCCACGATCTGCTTCATATCAATGCGCCGCTGATACAGGCCGCAGACGTACTGCACACCCAGATGAAAAAATATGGGGGCCCAGCTCCTACCGTCGTGCCTGTTGGCTTCGATCAGGACCCGCACCTGAGATTGATGAGGGACCTTGCCAAGAGGATGAGGATATTCAACATACAGTTAGAAAATGATCTGGTGGTATCCGTCAGAGGAAAGGACGACCCGAAAGAGTACATAGACATGGCCTACGAATATCTCTCCAGTAGGTACACGAACGTGAAGAAGGACTATGAATACAGGGTTGTAAGGGCTGATGGAGTCGATCAGCAGGACCTTGTGGGCATAGACCTGGACCTCGCCCATATGGAGACCAAGTACAACGATTTCGCCTTTATAGCTCCGTCTGCAACATACCAGAAGTTGATGAAGGGCCTCAAGGGCGGGAAGATGTCTTCATCCGTACCGGATTCGCTCATATCCCTGAACGATGACCCGAAGGAGGCCAGAAGAAAGATAATGGCCGGCATGACGGGCGGGAGAGACACAGAAGAGGAGCAGCGCAGGCTTGGAGGGGAGCCAGACAGATGCCCGATATTCGACCTGTACAATTATGAGATTGATGACGACAAGCATGTAAAGGAGGTTTACGACGACTGCAGGAACGGGAAGAGAATGTGTGGGTTCTGCAAGCGCGAAATAGCTGACAGGATGGCCAGCTGGCTATCCGATCTTTCAAAAAAGAGGGAAGAGGCGAGAGAAAAACTCTCACTTTATATTCATGAATAG
- a CDS encoding type IV secretion system DNA-binding domain-containing protein, with the protein MFDYDPSVNIRGRTKSGILLGYQNDGSPYFMPDDMLTGHLSITGKTGTGKSSYLRFLIRNMDNVAGNLVIIDPHGTLMDSLYSSGRDVVYLGLDTAMEDGTERKIRMNVLDQDADPDMIAGWIRSIFSSSSFSNNTWGPRLDVMFRSVLAEYIRNAEYPTISEFFSLIASPVKTRQFISGLQDGPVKDLIQMFISDRSYWREYTASTLNKIIPVISSKNLSDLVSSRNPLDLYSVMSEGDRIVFVDVAKGKMPADVSSQVSYLMLMKFWFDSLKRYREGKVVNTYIFVDEAQNIPTGILETILSEGRKYGMRLILSNQYLDQASAYQAALFGNVRNYISFQVSPSDAAMLSRTINERSRARMTSVLTSQHLHRFIVWSSDQVLGPTSLKFSPPSFTADDRISRSIIKYGSVEAPEKDRESQNSLHAQLIMSFAQFLEGNGIKVQFGHFSNLIPDAHFYLNGRVYIIEAEVSDIDHPARILDKIRNYRNYNVIFITDDTRIQDLYNLVYARREISSDGTIQFAGSIRSHISEVSGIFERTWIVSPQDRPKFHFSGRNRKLTISALDETPFMRRLRQSKYGPTLIAIYDLMKSTNTYIFRKDEIISFFNFDTDFIESIFDKNGTISLYDIFLNTNLKFH; encoded by the coding sequence ATGTTTGACTACGACCCCTCAGTAAATATCAGAGGAAGAACAAAATCCGGCATTCTGTTGGGCTATCAGAATGACGGATCGCCTTACTTCATGCCAGATGATATGCTTACGGGGCATCTCTCGATAACCGGCAAGACGGGTACTGGAAAATCCAGCTACCTCCGCTTTCTGATAAGAAACATGGACAATGTGGCCGGCAATCTGGTCATAATCGATCCTCATGGAACGCTCATGGATTCTCTGTACAGCTCAGGGAGGGATGTGGTCTATCTTGGGCTCGATACCGCCATGGAGGACGGAACGGAGAGAAAGATCAGGATGAACGTGCTCGATCAGGACGCCGATCCTGACATGATAGCAGGATGGATCAGATCAATATTTTCTTCCTCCTCCTTCTCCAATAACACCTGGGGCCCAAGGTTAGACGTGATGTTCAGGTCTGTCCTGGCGGAATACATAAGGAATGCGGAGTACCCAACCATATCCGAATTCTTCAGCCTGATTGCCAGCCCAGTCAAAACGAGGCAGTTCATTTCAGGCCTGCAAGATGGTCCCGTGAAGGATCTAATCCAGATGTTCATATCCGACCGATCATACTGGAGGGAGTATACCGCATCAACACTCAATAAGATAATACCGGTCATATCCTCGAAGAATCTTTCAGATCTTGTTTCATCTAGGAATCCCTTAGACCTGTATTCCGTAATGTCGGAAGGCGATAGGATAGTGTTCGTCGATGTGGCAAAGGGAAAGATGCCGGCCGATGTATCATCGCAGGTATCGTATCTCATGCTGATGAAATTCTGGTTCGATTCGCTCAAGAGATACAGGGAAGGAAAGGTTGTGAACACATACATATTCGTGGATGAGGCCCAGAATATACCAACTGGCATACTTGAGACGATATTGAGTGAGGGGAGAAAATATGGCATGAGATTGATACTCTCTAATCAATACCTGGATCAAGCTTCAGCCTACCAGGCTGCACTCTTCGGAAACGTCAGGAACTACATATCTTTTCAGGTTTCTCCATCGGATGCGGCTATGCTTTCCAGAACGATAAACGAAAGATCCAGGGCCCGTATGACCAGCGTACTCACATCGCAGCATTTGCACAGGTTTATCGTCTGGTCAAGTGATCAGGTGCTTGGCCCCACGTCGTTGAAATTTTCGCCACCTTCGTTCACTGCTGACGATCGTATAAGCAGAAGCATAATCAAGTATGGGTCTGTTGAGGCACCCGAAAAGGACAGGGAATCGCAAAATAGCCTCCATGCGCAGCTGATCATGTCATTTGCCCAGTTTCTTGAAGGCAATGGCATCAAGGTTCAGTTTGGCCATTTCTCCAATCTCATACCCGATGCCCACTTCTATCTAAACGGGAGAGTTTACATAATTGAGGCTGAGGTATCTGATATAGATCATCCTGCGCGGATACTGGACAAAATCAGAAATTATCGGAACTACAACGTTATATTCATAACCGATGATACCAGGATACAGGATCTTTACAATCTTGTGTACGCAAGGAGAGAGATAAGCAGCGATGGCACGATCCAGTTCGCAGGATCCATAAGATCACACATATCCGAAGTCTCCGGCATATTCGAGAGAACATGGATCGTATCGCCACAGGATAGGCCGAAGTTTCATTTTTCTGGAAGGAACAGAAAGTTGACGATCTCAGCCTTGGATGAGACTCCATTCATGAGAAGACTCAGGCAAAGCAAATATGGCCCGACACTGATAGCTATCTACGATCTTATGAAGTCCACGAACACATATATATTCAGAAAGGATGAAATTATTTCATTTTTCAATTTTGACACTGATTTTATAGAATCAATTTTTGACAAAAACGGAACTATTTCATTGTATGACATTTTTTTAAATACAAATCTGAAATTTCACTAG